GCTGCATTTCGCCGGGCTGAACGGCAACACGGAATACCAGCTCGTCACCGCCCTGTCCTCGGTGGTGGGGCGGCCGAGCGATTTCATCGCCGACATCGACGGGAATGTCTACCCGCGGGATGACGAGGAGGCCACCCGCCTGAACTGGGTCCGCGAGCTGTACGCCTCGCGCGAGGAGGTGGGCGACGGGCTGTATTTCCGCCTGCTCAACCATCCCGGCGACCCGTTCGCCCTGATGGAGGAGGAGGCGACCAACGCCCTGGCCATCCGCCGCGCCCTGAACAGCGAGAGCGTGGAGGCGCCCTACTCGCATCCGCTGCGCTCCTTCTACGACCTGGTCGGTTTCCGCGGCCTCTCGGGCAAGCAGGGCGACCTGGAGTTCTACCTGGGCGTGCCGGGACAGGATATCAGCTTCTCGCGCCAGCGGGACGCCTACTACTACGACATCGCTTTCGAGCTGATGCTCTACGACAGCCGCTGGCGCCAGGTGGGGCGGATCGAGAAAGCCGAGCAGCACCGGAGCGCGATCAACCCCCACGACCTGGTGGACCGGCTGGTGCTCGACCTGGGCCGCCTCGACATTCCGGCCGGGGATTACCGCTATTTCATCAGGATACAGAACGGCGAGTCGGTGGGGCTGTTCAACGGCGAGCTTCGGATGGACTCGTTCGACGGGGATTCGCTGCAGTCGAGCCAGATACTGACCGCGCAGAATATCTTTGCCTCGCCGGTCGATTCGAGTAAATTCAAGCGGTACGGCCTGGAAATATATCCGAACCCCTCCCGGGTGTTTCACCCGACAGACAAGATGTTCGCCTACCAGGAGATATACAACCTGACCCCGGCGGCGGACGGCAGTTGCCGCTACCGGATCACCTACGTGGTCAGCACGCTCAGGCGCGACCGCAACGTGTTCGGGGCTGTGCTCGACACTTTCAAGTCCCTGGCCGGCCGTGGCCCGGGGCAGGAAAAGGTGGTCCTGTCGGCCGAGAAGACCCGCCGTCCGTCGGGACAGGACCTGGTGCAGGAGGAAGTGGCGATCGACATCTCGGACAATCCGGATGGACTGTACGAGCTGTCGGTGCGGGTGGAGGACCTGAACCTGGCTGGACGGATGACCCAGCGCAACACCCGTTTCGTGGTCAAGCGCTGAGCCGGCCCGCGGCCGACATTCTCCGGCGTTTTTGGCCCGAACGCGCCGCACGTTCCAGTGTATTATCCCTTAGTGAACTGGCCGAGTCTTGTTGCGCCGACTTTCCGCGTGCGGAGAATAATATGTCCCAAGGATCGAGAACAAGCCTGCTGTTGATGATCATTCTGGCCGTCCTGGGCCTGGGCCGCGCCGCCGCCCAGGAGGTCAATCCTTTCGAGAACGACGTGCCGTTCAGCCTGCGGATGGCGTTTTTCCGCGGTCCGGCCGACAGCACCCGCTGCCTGATCACCGTGGCTGTGGAGAACCAGAACCTGCTGTTTTTCCGCCAGAAAGACCATTTCGAAGCCGCCTACGAGGCGTTCCTGAGCATGCGCGACACCGAGTCGGGCCACATGCTCCGCGGCTTGTGGGACAAGGACCTGCGGGTGCCCAGCTACGATGAGACCACCCTGGAGGCTAATTTCGACCCCCTGCAGACCGAGATGAACGTGTTGCCCGGCAAGTACGAGGGCTTTGCCGAGGTGAAGGATCTGAACGCCCACACCTACGGCAACGGACGGGTCTCGGTCAATGTCCCGAACCTGTCGGAAAAGCTGCCCAAACTGAGCACGCCGTTCTTTTACGAGCCCGGGATGCGGGCCGATTCGGTGGTCGATTCGCACCTGGAAATCTCGACCCTGCGGGGCGCTTCCTTGCAATATGCCTCGGGCCAGCCTATATTCCTGCTGGTCGAGGTTTATGCCGATTCCACCCGCCCGCCCGAGGGCTGGAAACTGACCGCCGAGG
Above is a window of bacterium DNA encoding:
- a CDS encoding GWxTD domain-containing protein; the protein is MSQGSRTSLLLMIILAVLGLGRAAAQEVNPFENDVPFSLRMAFFRGPADSTRCLITVAVENQNLLFFRQKDHFEAAYEAFLSMRDTESGHMLRGLWDKDLRVPSYDETTLEANFDPLQTEMNVLPGKYEGFAEVKDLNAHTYGNGRVSVNVPNLSEKLPKLSTPFFYEPGMRADSVVDSHLEISTLRGASLQYASGQPIFLLVEVYADSTRPPEGWKLTAEVVKALMVFPRVEVSLADGELTQRKLIRLPSQTLGLGSYEVDVYLRDAKNQSLARATSFTFRIVKSASWVSENYSQEIRYLKYLASETELKELMAVPEAQRQAALDAFWQKMDPVPATAVNELKVQYFERIDYANRHFSTDQREGWETNMGEVYILLGPPTEIYGSRLNQIWVYEVENLVLYFFNQNLRNREEFDRYVRERRWWSN
- a CDS encoding tetratricopeptide repeat protein, yielding MRTLLKCVVVLGLCAAAPVRAAAAVTTPDSLPAPAAVVQRDSLAVKLNSFLRLGFSRLEQDDQQLARQAFDRALELAPGDAKAWIGVGRCYLEREDKRARLIRIVERWFNMDDVSRAIDCFGKAVELAPGSAETHYWLGSAYMRRYGRADLETALVQLQTASDLGGMNRDLGLKLASLNKALGNLDSAERVLSEVIESEKGRLDPLAGLELAKISLRRHNYDKAIRLYWRGVQAITTRAEFKAYWDDVVMLADEDEREQFDQTAPTQAEQFFRDFWFRRDHDLDLSPGMRLLRHYYRLAVADSLYHVPFAQRNPSLGPLAATYPEVDVPYDDRGLVYIRHGRPDRTLTQIGDGFLPNETWIYYRHDAPDLMLHFAGLNGNTEYQLVTALSSVVGRPSDFIADIDGNVYPRDDEEATRLNWVRELYASREEVGDGLYFRLLNHPGDPFALMEEEATNALAIRRALNSESVEAPYSHPLRSFYDLVGFRGLSGKQGDLEFYLGVPGQDISFSRQRDAYYYDIAFELMLYDSRWRQVGRIEKAEQHRSAINPHDLVDRLVLDLGRLDIPAGDYRYFIRIQNGESVGLFNGELRMDSFDGDSLQSSQILTAQNIFASPVDSSKFKRYGLEIYPNPSRVFHPTDKMFAYQEIYNLTPAADGSCRYRITYVVSTLRRDRNVFGAVLDTFKSLAGRGPGQEKVVLSAEKTRRPSGQDLVQEEVAIDISDNPDGLYELSVRVEDLNLAGRMTQRNTRFVVKR